One Manihot esculenta cultivar AM560-2 chromosome 6, M.esculenta_v8, whole genome shotgun sequence DNA segment encodes these proteins:
- the LOC110616574 gene encoding axial regulator YABBY 5, protein MSSCIDVVPEQLCYIPCNFCNIVLAVSVPCSSLFDIVTVRCGHCTNLWSVNMAATFQSLSWQDVQGTNYTLPDYRIDLGSSSKFSNKISTRAPARNVAEDRVNRPPEKRQRVPSAYNQFIKEEIQRIKANNPDISHREAFSTAAKNWAHYPHIHFGLMLETNSRAKVDDASEKQLMPRAAVCNK, encoded by the exons ATGTCGAGCTGCATCGATGTTGTGCCTGAACAACTCTGCTACATCCCTTGCAACTTTTGCAATATTGTTCTTGCG GTGAGTGTACCATGCAGCAGCTTGTTTGATATCGTGACCGTCCGATGTGGCCACTGCACCAATCTATGGTCCGTGAACATGGCAGCTACCTTTCAGTCACTTTCATGGCAAGATGTTCAG gGAACCAACTATACTTTGCCAGATTACAGAATTGATTTGGGTTCCTCATCCAAGTTCAGTAACAAGATCTCAACTCGAGCTCCAGCAAGAAATGTCGCTGAAGACAGAGTTAATCGAC CTCCCGAGAAGAGGCAGCGAGTACCTTCTGCATATAACCAGTTCATAAA AGAGGAGATTCAGAGGATCAAGGCAAATAATCCTGATATTAGCCATAGAGAAGCATTCAGTACTGCTGCAAAAAAT TGGGCACATTACCCTCACATCCATTTTGGGCTCATGTTGGAGACCAACAGCCGAGCTAAGGTTGATGAT GCCTCTGAGAAGCAACTAATGCCAAGAGCCGCAGTGTGTAACAAATGA